ATAGCAAGGCGATGATGGCGGAACTGCGGGGGTAAATTCACCCGTACTTTTTACTTTACGCCAATGGTTGGTGTGTTCTATTATCATGCTAGCTTCTTTCGCCCCGTTTTTATTAACCGCCATGAATAAAGAGATTGTTTCCAAATATCATCCATGTTATAATGACCGCAACATAACACGAAAGGACTGATGGGTGGACAATGGATAACTAAGCCTATTTTTAAACGTTGAATCGCATTATTTCAACTGATAAAAAGTAGGATTAGTCTGCCCATTTTTACATGTAACCTATCTAGCCATTCGCTAAGTAGCTTATTAAGTGCGGTAATCAATGACTAATCCTTCCAACATAATTGGGAGGATTTTTTAGTTCTCCCGGAAAAAGGAGAGGATCTGTTTGAAAGAATTATTACAGCTAAACAATGTCAGCTTCCATGTGAAAGATCACGTCCTGTTCCAAAAGGTCAGTACCCATGTGCAAGAAGGCGATATAATCGGACTCATTGGTAAAAATGGGTCTGGGAAATCCACGTTTTTACACATGTTAAATGGTGATGTCTCTCCCACTACAGGGGAGATTAAATCAATAGTAAACGCCCTTAATATCGCGATGGTTGAGCAAGAAACGGTAGCGTATGTAAGTGGTGACATGACAAAAAAGGAGGTCACCTTATTAGAGAGTTGGCGTGTGCCTAACCGGCCCTATACACAATTAAGCGGGGGTGAAAAAGTGAAAGCACGTCTTGCAAAAGGGCTGGCATTAGACGCTGATATCCTCATGTTGGATGAACCGACGAATCACCTTGATGACGACAGTACCGCCTTTTTAATCAATCAACTTAAGGCGTACCGCGGGACGGTTATCCTCGTCTCGCATGACCGTTATTTTTTGGATGCTGTCGCCACCAAAATATGGTCACTGGAAAACGAGAGATTGATTGACCATAAAGGAAACTATACGAGCTACATGAAAGCTAGGAAACAAAAGCGTGAATCCCAGCAACGCCAATACGATAACCAACAAAAAATGGTGGCACGTATAGAAGGTCAACTAAAGGAACTCACCTCATGGTCGCAAAAGGCCCATGCACAATCGACGAAAAAGGAAGGCTATAAAGAGTATTACCGTTTGAAAGCCAAACGGATGGATGCTCAAGTAAAATCTAAGCAAAAGCGCTTGGAAAAAGAATTAGAAAAAATAAATGCGGCTCCTGTGGAACAAGACGATGACGTTCATTTTGCCATGACCGCCAATACAAAAGTAGGGAAACGGTTTTTAGAAGTAAAACAGCTGACAAAGTCGTTTGACGACCACCCTCTTTTTAAAGAGGCCAGCTTTACGATTCAACACGGAGAAAAGGTCGCTCTTATCGGCCCAAATGGCAGTGGAAAAACAACCTTTTTGAACATACTGATGGGTCACGAAACGGCTCAAGGGGATGTGTGGCTCTCACCCTCTGCCACGATCGGTTATTTAACACAAGACGTCTTTGACTTGCCACTGGATCAAACGCCTTCCCACTTGTTTGCACAAGACACTTATAAAGAGCGGGGCAAGGTTCAAAACTTAATGAAACATCTAGGATTTACTGCCTCCCAGTGGACACAACCTATTCGACATATGAGTATGGGAGAGCGGGTGAAGTGTAAACTTATGACGTATATTCTCGAAGAAAAAGAGGTGCTCGTGTTAGATGAACCGACAAATCATCTCGACCTCCCCTCACGAGAACAGTTGGAAGAGACGTTATCACATTATAACGGTACCCTTCTCATCGTCTCACATGATCGCTACTTTATTGAAAAAACGACCAACACGAGACTCGTTTTTTCCCAACAGCGGATTCAAAAGCAGCTTACTGACGACAAGCCCTCCCCTGAGCGTGACACGACAGCCGATAAACGGCTAGCTCTTGAAACAGAACGGCAGGACGTGTTAGGTAAATTGAGTCTGGCAAATCCCACAAGCCAAGACTACGCCGAGCTTGATCGGAAATTTAACGAATTGACGAGACAGTTGAAAGAGTTGGATTCCTAATAGTAATAATCCCCCTTTAAGACGGCTTCGTCTTAAAGGGGGATTTAATGGTTTTGCTTGTTTCACCCTGTACGTGTAAGT
The DNA window shown above is from Salipaludibacillus agaradhaerens and carries:
- the abc-f gene encoding ribosomal protection-like ABC-F family protein produces the protein MKELLQLNNVSFHVKDHVLFQKVSTHVQEGDIIGLIGKNGSGKSTFLHMLNGDVSPTTGEIKSIVNALNIAMVEQETVAYVSGDMTKKEVTLLESWRVPNRPYTQLSGGEKVKARLAKGLALDADILMLDEPTNHLDDDSTAFLINQLKAYRGTVILVSHDRYFLDAVATKIWSLENERLIDHKGNYTSYMKARKQKRESQQRQYDNQQKMVARIEGQLKELTSWSQKAHAQSTKKEGYKEYYRLKAKRMDAQVKSKQKRLEKELEKINAAPVEQDDDVHFAMTANTKVGKRFLEVKQLTKSFDDHPLFKEASFTIQHGEKVALIGPNGSGKTTFLNILMGHETAQGDVWLSPSATIGYLTQDVFDLPLDQTPSHLFAQDTYKERGKVQNLMKHLGFTASQWTQPIRHMSMGERVKCKLMTYILEEKEVLVLDEPTNHLDLPSREQLEETLSHYNGTLLIVSHDRYFIEKTTNTRLVFSQQRIQKQLTDDKPSPERDTTADKRLALETERQDVLGKLSLANPTSQDYAELDRKFNELTRQLKELDS